In one window of Rhodospirillaceae bacterium DNA:
- a CDS encoding DMT family transporter, which produces MIGAVIFLVTMNACVRVVTSEMGMHAFQAAFFRITIGLLLFLPVLIYYRFEPLRTKRLKMHAWRGGLNAFCMLLYFYGLSVSPLAKVIAITFTAPLFATVMGVLILHEIIHARRIVALIIGFIGAFIILRPGIVEVDIGSVSIFVSAALWGGTMIIIKILGRTESSLTTTAYATIFLTPFSLIAAIPFWQWPTAEFWPWLFVIGLLGTLGQMSLAQAFKEADITVVLPLDFTKLIWAAILGFLVFGEVPDVWVWIGGTIIFASTTYIAFRERKGEHKPSDGLN; this is translated from the coding sequence ATGATCGGCGCGGTAATATTTCTTGTGACCATGAACGCGTGCGTCCGTGTCGTCACCTCGGAAATGGGAATGCACGCCTTCCAGGCCGCATTTTTTCGGATCACCATTGGGCTTTTACTCTTTCTGCCAGTCCTTATTTATTATCGTTTTGAACCTCTGAGGACGAAGCGACTAAAGATGCACGCTTGGCGTGGTGGATTGAACGCGTTTTGCATGTTGCTCTATTTCTATGGCCTTTCGGTATCTCCATTGGCGAAGGTCATCGCGATTACCTTCACGGCACCATTGTTTGCGACAGTGATGGGCGTTCTAATTCTTCACGAAATTATTCACGCTCGCCGAATTGTTGCGTTGATCATTGGTTTTATCGGCGCCTTTATAATCTTGCGACCGGGTATTGTGGAAGTAGATATTGGATCCGTGTCGATATTTGTTTCTGCTGCTCTTTGGGGCGGTACGATGATCATCATCAAGATTCTGGGGCGCACAGAATCTAGCCTGACCACCACCGCTTACGCGACTATATTCCTGACACCGTTTAGCTTGATCGCGGCAATTCCGTTTTGGCAATGGCCGACGGCAGAATTTTGGCCGTGGTTGTTCGTTATTGGGCTCTTGGGGACACTGGGGCAAATGAGCCTCGCCCAGGCCTTTAAGGAGGCTGATATAACAGTTGTGCTGCCACTCGATTTTACCAAATTGATTTGGGCCGCGATTCTTGGATTTTTGGTGTTTGGCGAGGTTCCTGATGTTTGGGTTTGGATTGGGGGGACAATTATTTTCGCGTCTACGACCTACATCGCCTTTCGAGAACGCAAAGGGGAACACAAGCCAAGTGATGGCCTAAATTAA
- a CDS encoding tripartite tricarboxylate transporter permease has protein sequence MDLDLAFFTGLFFDTFFNYWWVILPAIFLGIIVGAIPGFSAANTIIILLPLTLAMGEEMGLMFMVALYCSSRLGAGIPAILVNIPGTAGAAATPLDGYPLTQKGMGPQALSISFVSSNIGGLLTTIVVLFTMQYIIELVYVLHSVEMIVIMLFGISLIATIAAKDTLKGLIAGFFGLMIGYIGADVIYETPRGTFGFLELYDKVPLIPALVGLFAISEAFLIIERKSILSKAGQEKMINSTWGDTFEGAGIAFKRWWHIVWTSQIGLIIGVIPGAGAAIASFVAYQQSKTFSKTPELYGTGHYEGLIAPESANNGVTSGTLVPLLVIGIPGGATAAIMLVVLQYHGTTVGPDLFMEKPELAYGVFTAMLLTYMMMLPAGFPLARYMSRVTMVPTRYVTPIIIAFTLVGSFVPRGYVFDMNVALVFGIIGYIARKTDYHVAAILIGVILGPMLENFFIIALRMSKGDVMTIFSSTTGNVLWVCLVLSLILPYLKEWRKSRKADRDAIHKGEAAEQGGTTE, from the coding sequence ATGGATCTTGATTTAGCCTTCTTCACAGGACTCTTTTTCGATACTTTTTTTAATTACTGGTGGGTAATCCTGCCGGCGATCTTTTTAGGAATTATTGTTGGCGCCATTCCTGGTTTCAGTGCCGCAAATACGATTATTATTCTGTTACCATTGACCTTGGCGATGGGCGAGGAAATGGGACTTATGTTCATGGTCGCGCTCTATTGCTCATCCAGGCTAGGGGCGGGAATTCCTGCAATTTTGGTGAATATTCCAGGGACCGCGGGTGCTGCTGCGACGCCACTTGATGGGTATCCATTGACCCAAAAAGGCATGGGACCGCAAGCACTCTCGATCTCGTTTGTCTCCTCGAATATTGGCGGATTGCTGACCACGATCGTGGTGTTGTTCACCATGCAGTACATCATTGAATTGGTCTATGTGCTGCACTCGGTTGAAATGATCGTCATCATGCTGTTCGGCATTTCACTGATCGCCACCATTGCGGCCAAAGATACTCTCAAAGGTCTGATCGCGGGCTTCTTCGGCTTGATGATCGGCTATATCGGTGCGGACGTAATTTACGAGACGCCACGTGGCACTTTCGGGTTCTTGGAATTGTACGACAAAGTACCTCTGATCCCGGCCTTGGTCGGTCTGTTTGCCATTTCCGAAGCGTTCTTAATCATTGAGCGTAAATCGATCTTGTCCAAAGCCGGACAGGAGAAAATGATAAATTCGACTTGGGGAGATACCTTTGAAGGGGCCGGTATCGCATTTAAGCGCTGGTGGCATATTGTTTGGACGAGTCAAATCGGCCTCATTATTGGTGTTATTCCTGGTGCGGGTGCGGCCATTGCATCGTTCGTTGCCTATCAGCAATCCAAGACATTTTCCAAGACTCCGGAACTTTATGGCACGGGCCATTACGAAGGTCTGATCGCGCCAGAATCCGCGAACAATGGGGTGACGTCGGGAACGCTGGTACCGCTTCTCGTGATTGGTATTCCAGGTGGTGCCACGGCGGCAATTATGCTGGTTGTGTTGCAGTATCACGGGACTACGGTTGGTCCTGATCTGTTCATGGAAAAACCTGAACTGGCCTACGGTGTGTTCACGGCGATGTTGCTGACCTATATGATGATGCTTCCGGCAGGGTTTCCACTGGCGCGCTATATGTCGCGGGTGACCATGGTGCCGACCAGGTACGTCACGCCGATCATCATCGCGTTTACGTTGGTAGGATCATTTGTGCCCCGCGGATACGTCTTCGATATGAACGTGGCATTGGTGTTCGGAATTATCGGCTATATCGCCCGCAAGACAGACTATCACGTTGCCGCAATTTTGATCGGCGTGATCTTGGGGCCCATGCTGGAGAACTTCTTCATCATCGCGCTTAGGATGTCGAAGGGCGATGTCATGACGATATTCTCGTCAACGACAGGCAATGTCCTTTGGGTCTGTTTGGTTCTTTCGTTGATCCTTCCTTACTTGAAGGAATGGCGAAAATCTCGAAAAGCTGATCGGGATGCCATCCATAAAGGGGAAGCGGCCGAACAAGGCGGAACCACCGAATAA